One part of the Vicia villosa cultivar HV-30 ecotype Madison, WI linkage group LG6, Vvil1.0, whole genome shotgun sequence genome encodes these proteins:
- the LOC131611190 gene encoding amino acid transporter AVT1I-like: protein MSLKENPLISKMAVTSVQTNLNFPLLYEGSLVDEEKFISSDAPNKNEVSFIRTCLNGLNAIAGVGILSVPYALVSGGWLSLALLFSIASVAFYTGVLMKRCMEKHSNIRTFPDMGELAFGKTGKIIASASMYTELYLLEIGFLILEGDNLSNLFPIEEFQVAGISIGAKQLFVILVALIILPTICLDNLSLISYVSASGVFASAIIFLSISWIAVFDGDIVQQKGDLVNWNGIPTAVSLYSFCYSAHPVFPILYTSMKNKRQFSYVLIVCFMLATSVFASIAIVGYLMFGSKVESQVTLNLPLDKLSSRIAIYTTLLSPISKFALVAMPITNALKEFLPRTYKNNKITHIFLSIVLLSSIVIVTLTLPFFGTLMALVGAFLTVTASFLLPCLCYLKISGSYRKCEFETVMIVVIIFVAIVMGISGTYTSVVELVQKSSNK from the exons ATGTCACTGAAAGAAAATCCACTG ATCTCAAAGATGGCGGTAACTTCTGTCCAAACCAACTTAAATTTTCCTTTACTATATGAGGGGAGTCTAGTTGATGAGGAGAAATTCATATCCTCTGATGCTccaaataaaaatgaagtatcTTTTATTCGAACATGTCTCAATGGACTCAATGCAATTGCAG gtgTTGGAATACTATCAGTTCCATATGCTTTAGTCTCTGGAGGGTGGCTAAGTTTAGCACTTTTATTTTCTATTGCTTCAGTCGCATTTTATACTGGTGTATTAATGAAAAGATGTATGGAAAAACATTCCAACATAAGAACATTTCCTGATATGGGTGAACTTGCATTTGGAAAAACTGGAAAAATAATAGCATCAGCATCAATGTATACTGAGCTCTACTTGCTTGAAATAGGTTTCTTAATTTTAGAAGGAGACAATTTGAGTAACTTATTTCCTATTGAAGAGTTTCAAGTGGCTGGAATATCAATTGGTGCAAAGCAACTCTTTGTGATATTGGTTGCACTAATTATTTTGCCAACAATTTGCTTGGATAATCTGAGTTTGATTTCTTATGTATCTGCAAGTGGTGTCTTTGCTTCTGCAATTATCTTTTTATCAATATCATGGATTGCAGTTTTTGATGGAGATATTGTTCAACAAAAGGGTGATTTAGTAAATTGGAATGGCATTCCTACAGCTGTTAGCTTGTATTCTTTTTGCTATAGTGCACACCCCGTTTTTCCAATTCTCTACACTTCCATGAAGAACAAACGTCAATTTTCGTAT GTCCTAATTGTATGCTTTATGTTAGCAACGTCTGTTTTTGCATCGATCGCTATAGTTGGTTATTTAATGTTTGGTTCAAAAGTTGAATCACAAGTAACATTAAACTTACCACTAGATAAATTAAGTTCAAGAATTGCAATATACACAACCTTGCTAAGTCCAATATCTAAGTTTGCTTTGGTTGCAATGCCAATTACAAATGCTTTAAAAGAGTTCCTTCCAAGGACATACAAGAATAATAAAATCACCCACATCTTTTTGAGTATTGTACTTCTAAGTAGTATTGTTATTGTGACATTGACTCTTCCATTTTTTGGAACTCTCATGGCATTGGTTGGAGCATTTCTTACTGTCACAGCTTCTTTTCTGCTTCCTTGCTTGTGTTACTTGAAGATTTCAGGAAGTTATAGGAAATGTGAATTTGAGACAGTGATGATAGTAGTAATAATATTTGTAGCAATAGTTATGGGAATTTCCGGGACATACACTTCAGTTGTTGAACTAGTACAAAAGTCTTCTAACAAATAG